The Glandiceps talaboti chromosome 19, keGlaTala1.1, whole genome shotgun sequence genome contains a region encoding:
- the LOC144449912 gene encoding cartilage intermediate layer protein 1-like has protein sequence MLCFKAAIIFILSISLSHGHRLSLQDLVYDIDSEDGRDPVSVKTLIDQYIDLMTQLLNILKRLNLEGEWESGDTTVTPTSGTVNTPPPYIPEGTGWMTWGEWSSCDVTCGNGTRTRVRQCYSGSSDDTCVGNSQRTRPCNEGICPDCSKVCSRGILDDNCLFCVCENVDVSGTVTDVSGRPLEGVKVYRAENRLTAEATTDSSGSFTVTEMCGNGDVLIFSKENFVDVERRLDSSASVQVTLQRIRPLFITEHPQSKVRLVGSAVTMCCKAKSYPEPEYYEWFKDGDILDQTVYNYNNTLTIHSLIEDDTGTYTCRANSEVGSQYSMPASLNVIESAALVCSSTPDTKLMTLPDVCQGGAESQYYDIGKCSGNKCPLDTSGECIDSQSYCCNPSSTETRTVVCSDIFTLQITVVTACGCTPCGKQTIKVQGRAEGADNGRPLRYGEVFVEKERVDRTNHKGDFMFEVQNGKTRISVTFKDTVSKIFVDTTKVFTLSEDTVVYHKVFLQRRAPTITIDSTEDSTVPLGGDPDQSNAELEIPAGSFYKADGTPFTGNVEVSLTQTNLTDESAVNTIQSDLSTRDVEGNQIPLQTYGMFSMKFTDEDNSPLRVDGDMKLYIDAEKTNIDTTADSLPRLWFLNEENGEWEDIGGLEVSENRRMKRQVQSASFLVGNINVVGYDLTSIPLCNIDRRFEQRQRWCFLKVKVYANERRSQPLAGATVTAVTNDLVVRDRTAPDFRRGRFSFFRSVTTGPDGTACLWTLCTGDGNVFSVNVRAEYGGKLLSPIHPSNAAVGGRTWPFNLLNTFQLPDRSPLRPEEYTGWITMRSIIPSGTSGPFYWQGSNSDKAKSTCKAAPDTNNQLTFVRNLTESEGLFEYETEDYDIDNFGHYERPRTNLSWYPNEGDDKKACFIKILVESATSERIVVKSLVGYNPDVIYGLRIDDSKADSTGSSASTAACIEFKCSGRIRNGDPYNTNYVGIDRTVLEIAPIPPSWTSCTLQGPPYLQANLAQKITRYGLTGDVRTENSRKLTFKLPYEESFDENTGIYTARGFGRTGYDRALANCYAGSDNAYRRPNPPILPATNWAIKYTCT, from the exons ATGCTGTGTTTCAAAGCAGCCATCATCTTCATCCTTAGCATCTCGCTATCACATGGTCACAGACTAAGCCTACAGGACTTAGTGTACGACATAGACAGCGAAGATGGAAGAGATCCAGTCAGTGTTAAGACATTGATAGATCAATATATCGATCTGATGACTCAGTTACTAAACATATTGAAACGATTGAACTTGGAAGGAGAATGGGAAAGCGGTG ATACAACTGTTACGCCAACGTCTGGAACCGTAAATACGCCACCACCTTACATTCCAG AGGGTACCGGTTGGATGACATGGGGAGAATGGTCATCCTGTGACGTCACATGTGGTAATGGTACAAGGACTAGAGTCAGACAATGTTATTCTGGAAGCAGTGATGACACTTGTGTTGGTAATTCCCAACGTACCCGACCATGTAACGAAGGGATCTGTCCAG ATTGTTCAAAAGTGTGCTCAAGAGGAATCCTGGACGACAACTGTTTATTCTGTGTCTGTGAGAATGTCGATGTCTCTGGTACTGTTACCGACGTGTCTGGACGGCCTCTAGAGGGCGTAAAAGTGTATCGAGCTGAGAACCGACTGACTGCAGAAGCAACCACAGACAGTAGTGGCTCCTTTACTGTTACGGAGATGTGTGGTAATGGGGATGTATTGATTTTCAGCAAGGAGAATTTTGTTGATGTCGAAAGAAGACTAGATAGCTCCGCGTCTGTACAAGTAACACTGCAGCGAATCC gGCCCCTATTCATAACAGAACATCCTCAGAGCAAAGTTCGATTGGTAGGAAGTGCCGTCACAATGTGTTGTAAGGCGAAGAGTTACCCAGAACCAGAGTACTATGAATG GTTCAAAGATGGCGACATTCTTGATCAAACCGtctacaattacaataacacaTTGACCATACATAGTCTGATAGAGGACGATACTGGTACATACACTTGTAGAGCTAATAGTGAGGTTGGATCACAATATTCCATGCCTGCATCATTGAATGTTATTG aATCTGCTGCTCTCGTGTGTAGTTCTACCCCCGATACCAAGCTTATGACGTTACCAGATGTTTGCCAAGGTGGAGCTGAATCACAGTATTACGATATTGGAAAATGTAGTGGTAATAAATGTCCACTTGATACCAGTGGTGAGTGTATTGACTCTCAGTCATATTGCTGTAATCCTTCTAGTACCGAAACACGCACCGTTGTTTGCAGTGATATTTTCACCTTACAAATCACCGTTGTTACAGCTTGCGGCTGCACCCCCTGTGGTAAACAGACAATAAAGGTTCAAGGCAGAGCGGAGGGAGCAGATAATGGGAGACCTCTGAGATATGGAGAGGTGTTTGTGGAAAAGGAAAGGGTTGATAGAACAAACCACAAGGGCGATTTCATGTTCGAAGTACAAAACGGAAAGACCAGAATCTCTGTAACCTTTAAGGATACCGTTTctaaaatatttgttgacacAACAAAGGTGTTTACACTTAGTGAGGACACCGTTGTTTACCATAAAGTATTCCTTCAAAGACGTGCACCAACTATCACCATAGATTCTACTGAAGATTCAACTGTTCCACTGGGTGGTGATCCTGACCAATCAAATGCGGAGTTAGAAATTCCAGCAGGATCATTTTATAAGGCGGATGGGACCCCTTTTACTGGGAATGTGGAAGTGAGTCTGACTCAAACCAATCTAACTGACGAATCAGCTGTCAACACGATTCAAAGTGACCTTTCAACTCGAGATGTTGAAGGTAACCAAATACCATTGCAGACATATGGAATGTTTTCAATGAAGTTTACAGATGAAGATAACAGTCCATTAAGAGTGGATGGTGACATGAAGCTGTACATAGATGCTGAAAAGACAAACATTGATACAACTGCTGATAGTCTTCCACGACTGTGGTTTCTAAACGAGGAAAATGGAGAGTGGGAAGATATTGGTGGTCTGGAAGTCTCAGAGAATAGGAGAATGAAAAGACAAGTACAAAGTGCATCCTTCCTCGTTGGTAACATCAATGTGGTTGGGTATGACCTGACAAGTATCCCACTATGCAATATTGACAGACGGTTTGAACAACGTCAAAGATGGTGTTTTCTGAAGGTCAaggtttatgcaaatgagagaaGGTCCCAACCTCTAGCAGGTGCTACGGTTACTGCCGTTACTAATGATCTTGTCGTTCGTGATCGGACTGCACCGGATTTTAGAAGGGGGCGTTTTAGTTTCTTTAGGTCAGTAACCACTGGTCCTGATGGTACGGCCTGCCTATGGACTTTGTGTACAGGAGATGGAAATGTGTTTTCAGTTAACGTGAGAGCTGAGTATGGTGGAAAGCTTCTGAGTCCTATTCATCCCAGCAATGCAGCAGTGGGTGGCCGAACATGGCCATTTAATCTTCTAAACACATTTCAATTACCTGACAGGTCTCCACTAAGGCCAGAAGAGTACACGGGGTGGATTACCATGAGGTCAATTATTCCATCAGGAACGTCGGGACCATTTTACTGGCAAGGCAGTAACAGTGATAAGGCTAAATCCACTTGTAAAGCAGCGCCAGACACAAACAACCAACTTACTTTCGTTCGGAATTTAACAGAATCGGAAggtttatttgaatatgaaaCTGAGGattatgatattgataatttcGGACATTATGAACGTCCACGTACCAACCTTTCCTGGTATCCAAATGAGGGTGACGACAAGAAAGCTTGTTTCATCAAGATTTTGGTAGAGAGTGCCACCAGTGAACGTATTGTCGTCAAAAGTCTTGTAGGTTATAACCCGGATGTCATCTATGGCTTGAGAATCGATGATTCCAAAGCTGACTCAACTGGATCATCCGCTTCCACTGCAGCGTGCATAGAGTTCAAATGCAGTGGCCGCATACGTAACGGTGATCCTTACAATACCAACTATGTTGGAATAGATCGGACTGTTTTGGAAATAGCACCAATACCCCCCTCCTGGACATCATGCACGTTACAGGGACCACCTTACCTACAGGCAAACCTTGCTCAAAAAATCACACGCTATGGATTAACGGGAGATGTCCGAACCGAAAATTCAAGGAAACTCACATTCAAGCTCCCTTACGAGGAAAGTTTTGATGAAAACACTGGTATCTACACAGCTAGAGGGTTTGGAAGAACAGGGTATGACAGAGCACTGGCAAACTGTTATGCAGGCAGTGACAATGCATATCGGCGTCCCAATCCACCTATCCTTCCAGCCACTAACTGGGCTATCAAGTACACGTGTACTTAA
- the LOC144450083 gene encoding cartilage intermediate layer protein 1-like — MEVFPETVSKAVAKDVSQEQHKPRRKHGLLAVVVAFVIICIIVALAFLLYFLLHEKNEDTTAFDETTISSTLGVTDFKEPPSYLKGNNGWLTWEQWSSCDVTCGGGIRTRFRTCYSDNNANICIGNSEHTRPCAEWKCPDCTQVCSSGVLDVNCLFCVCENDVVSGTVTDVSGRPLQGVMIYRAEDPLTVIATTDSYGSYNVTGVCVSGAELIFYKDKFIEKKTSTILSSRRKRSSVESLPLVLAIILERSEPLLITEHPQSKVRLVGSDVTMCCMAKSNPEPFNYEWFKDDVILDETVYNYNNTLTIQGLTEDDTGTYTCRANSEVGSQYSMPASLKIIETIEAVCSRSPVTKLLKLPEGCQGDNGSQYYDVRKCNGNKCPVNNSGDCIDSNSYCCGQTTTEVHAISCQGFTLPISVVTSCGCTPCGTKTIKVHGRAVAADDGSPLKYGKVFVENEEVDRTNSKGDFSFEIPNGKTRLAVTFRDDRNGELIDTTKVFTLSENTVVYRKVFLQRRAPAITIDSTEDSTVPLGGDPDQSNAELDIPAGSFYKADGTPFTGNVKVSLTQTNLTDPSAVDTIQSDLATRDVEGNQVPLRTYGMFSMQFTDEDDNPLRVDGDMKLYIDAEKTNIDTTADSLPRLWFLNEQTGEWEDIGGLEVSKDRRKKRQSLETGTFLVGNINVIGYDLTSLKPCNIDFIEASIRRCYVKVRVYEDDSLNDPLMGAEITAVTNDIIDRNRWDNRLDDGQLSFFYTATTGSDGSVCIKTLCDESLYSLNVRVEYNGKLMTAIYPDITNKHPGKWPPDLLDSFTLPDEDDTSGWISMKTMTPQQQLDDDNDFSWYYWLNEDYENQFKSKDSGPFYWQSEWQPKYQQRCKAATPANNHLIFLKHETQGLYSNDVESYDIDNENHYKRDRTVKSWYPYETSNKRACFIKIRVASDYNERISVISHAGDHPSVENVTYGFRISEALNSSEPEQSDYKVACVEFKCSGYLREGDYEGEEYIFNPNGGDADLTRLEIYPHSPSWSRCTVATDKPNINSDLVKVIGDANLEGELRQEDQFRKVYLQVPDDKMIPFTWSSGIYIGTGAGREGYDEAMDNCYAGYGAHLEASPPVKPNDNWAITYICT, encoded by the exons ataCAACAGCATTTGATGAAACAACCATATCCTCAACATTAGGGGTCACAGACTTCAAAGAACCACCATCTTATCTGAAAG GCAATAACGGTTGGTTAACTTGGGAACAATGGTCATCCTGTGACGTCACATGTGGTGGCGGAATAAGGACACGATTCAGAACATGTTATTCCGACAACAACGCTAACATTTGTATTGGTAATTCCGAACATACCCGACCATGTGCCGAGTGGAAATGTCCAG ACTGTACACAAGTCTGTTCAAGTGGTGTCCTTGACGTAAACTGTTTATTCTGTGTCTGTGAGAATGATGTTGTATCAGGTACTGTTACTGACGTGTCTGGACGACCTCTACAGGGCGTAATGATATATCGTGCGGAAGATCCACTAACTGTGATAGCAACCACTGATAGTTATGGCAGCTATAATGTCACAGGGGTTTGTGTGAGTGGCGCGGAGCTGATTTTCTATAAAGATAAATTCATCGAAAAGAAAACGTCCACCATATTATCTTCGCGACGAAAACGATCATCTGTTGAAAGTCTACCTCTAGTACTGGCAATCATCTTAGAACGTTCAG AACCGTTGTTGATAACTGAACATCCTCAGAGTAAAGTTCGATTGGTAGGAAGTGACGTCACAATGTGTTGTATGGCGAAGAGTAATCCAGAGCCATTTAACTATGAATG GTTCAAAGATGACGTCATCCTTGACGAGACCGtctacaattacaataacacaTTAACCATACAGGGTCTAACAGAGGATGATACTGGTACATACACTTGTAGAGCTAATAGTGAGGTTGGATCACAGTATTCTATGCCTGCATCATTGAAGATTATTG AAACAATCGAAGCTGTATGTAGTCGCAGCCCTGTAACTAAACTTCTCAAATTACCAGAAGGTTGCCAAGGTGACAATGGATCACAGTATTATGATGTTCGAAAATGTAATGGTAACAAATGTCCAGTTAACAATAGTGGTGACTGTATTGATTCTAATTCATATTGCTGTGGTCAAACTACGACTGAAGTACATGCTATTTCATGCCAAGGTTTTACCCTGCCAATAAGTGTTGTTACATCTTGTGGATGCACTCCCTGTGGTACCAAAACCATAAAGGTTCATGGCAGAGCTGTGGCAGCTGATGATGGGTCACCGCTGAAATACGGAAAggtttttgttgaaaatgaagAGGTTGATAGAACAAACAGTAAAGGTGATTTCAGTTTTGAGATTCCAAACGGAAAGACTCGTCTGGCAGTGACATTTAGAGACGATCGAAATGGTGAACTCATTGACACAACAAAGGTGTTTACACTTAGTGAGAACACCGTTGTTTACCGTAAAGTATTCCTTCAAAGACGTGCACCCGCTATCACTATAGATTCTACTGAAGATTCAACTGTTCCACTGGGTGGTGATCCTGACCAATCAAATGCAGAGTTAGATATTCCAGCTGGATCATTTTATAAGGCGGATGGGACTCCCTTTACTGGCAATGTGAAAGTGAGTCTTACTCAAACGAATCTGACTGACCCATCAGCTGTCGATACGATTCAAAGTGACCTTGCAACTCGAGATGTTGAAGGTAACCAAGTACCATTGAGGACATATGGAATGTTTTCAATGCAGTTTACAGATGAAGACGACAATCCATTAAGAGTGGATGGTGACATGAAGCTGTACATAGATGCTGAAAAGACAAACATtgatacaactgctgacagtCTTCCACGACTGTGGTTTCTAAACGAACAAACTGGAGAGTGGGAAGATATTGGTGGTCTGGAAGTCTCAAAGGATAGAAGAAAGAAAAGACAGTCATTAGAAACAGGAACATTCCTTGTTGGTAACATCAACGTGATTGGTTATGACTTGACCAGCTTAAAACCATGTAATATTGATTTCATTGAGGCGAGTATACGACGGTGTTATGTAAAGGTTAGGGTTTATGAAGACGATTCACTAAATGATCCACTAATGGGTGCTGAAATCACTGCTGTAACTAACGACATCATCGATCGTAATCGATGGGATAACAGGCTAGACGATGGCCAACTTAGTTTCTTTTACACAGCAACTACCGGTTCTGATGGATCTGTTTGTATTAAGACGCTCTGTGATGAATCATTATATTCTTTGAATGTTAGAGTTGAATACAACGGAAAACTTATGACTGCTATTTATCCtgatattacaaacaaacatcCGGGCAAGTGGCCACCCGACCTCCTTGACTCCTTTACATTACCTGATGAGGATGATACTTCAGGATGGatttcaatgaaaacaatgacaccacaacaacaacttgatgatgataatgacttTAGCTGGTATTATTGGTTAAATGAAGACTATGAGAACCAATTCAAATCAAAAGACTCTGGACCATTCTATTGGCAATCGGAATGGCAGCCGAAATATCAACAACGATGTAAGGCAGCAACCCCTGCAAACAACCATTTGATTTTCCTTAAACACgaaacacaaggactatacagCAATGATGTGGAAAGTTATGATATCGACAATGAAAACCACTATAAAAGAGATCGCACAGTAAAGTCATGGTATCCATATGAGACTAGTAACAAGAGAGCTTGCTTTATAAAGATACGAGTGGCCAGTGATTACAACGAACGTATATCTGTGATCAGTCATGCGGGGGATCATCCAAGTGTTGAAAATGTTACGTATGGCTTCAGAATAAGTGAAGCCCTAAATTCATCTGAACCTGAACAGTCAGACTACAAAGTGGCTTGTGTTGAGTTTAAGTGCAGTGGATACTTAAGAGAAGGTGATTATGAGGGGGAAGAATATATTTTCAACCCTAATGGTGGTGATGCTGACCTTACTAGATTGGAGATATATCCCCATTCACCTTCTTGGTCCCGATGCACTGTGGCCACTGATAAACCAAATATCAACAGCGATCTTGTTAAGGTAATTGGTGACGCTAACCTGGAGGGAGAACTCAGACAGGAAGATCAATTCAGGAAAGTTTATTTGCAGGTCCCAGACGACAAAATGATTCCATTTACCTGGTCCAGTGGTATTTATATTGGTACAGGTGCAGGGAGAGAAGGATATGATGAGGCAATGGATAACTGCTATGCTGGATATGGCGCACACCTTGAAGCTAGCCCACCCGTCAAACCTAATGACAACTGGGCTATtacttatatatgtacataa